The following are encoded together in the Adhaeribacter arboris genome:
- a CDS encoding tetratricopeptide repeat protein: MKGCLLALLLFFRVTIVPAQGTQTESLDLLIGKAKADTAKINLTNKKIRLLIRENLDSAEKLSLKTLDKAKKIGYSFGEANARINLASSFSMKGNFPPAAQNLKIAQSIFQELKDSLSLSSTYSTYGLYYGIQSKYDSSIFYLEKAISIAERNHYRERLATYYSNIAIGYQMRSNFKKALEYQQKSLDLALADKDFANQAFTRLNMGLVYAQMNDTLRGRRALFEAIRLAKKEGIKSVELYAYSNLANAYNLKKEAQKCYEYAVKAALLGGEMADYSIQAASLAKAAGAAAAQKKFSRANTLAQQAMQIADTAGQNYIIFQTYATMGSILKQQSQFSEAIPYLEKSVATLEKTDLYNEEAGSTFKNLSQCYEQTGNFRKALAYYKTSAQIADSVLNRGNIREVTELSMNYEFTKKQEAQRIEQKNKDAIVQARLIALLIGLGLTLILAVVSLRAYRNKQKANSLLQQQKKEIENTLTRLKNTQAQLIQSEKMASLGELTAGIAHEIQNPLNFVNNFSEVSAELLDELTEELQKGDTEEAIVLAGDVKENLKKIRHHGKRADLIVKGMLEHSRISTGEKQLTNINFLTQEYVRLAYRGLLVKDRHVNVNLVTDFDNNLEKLEVIPQELGRVLINLLNNAFYATQQKKAQLNGQYKPEIMVSTTQHNGKVEITVRDNGIGLPEELKSKIFQPFFTTKPTGQGTGLGLSLSYDIITKGHGGELKVETKEGEFTEFKITLFRDVVRG; the protein is encoded by the coding sequence ATGAAAGGTTGTCTACTTGCCCTACTTTTATTCTTTCGGGTGACAATAGTTCCGGCTCAAGGTACCCAGACGGAAAGTTTAGATTTGTTAATCGGGAAAGCTAAAGCGGATACTGCCAAAATTAATCTTACAAATAAAAAAATTCGGCTTTTAATTCGCGAGAATCTGGATTCGGCTGAAAAGTTGAGTTTGAAAACTCTCGATAAAGCTAAAAAAATAGGTTATTCTTTCGGCGAAGCAAATGCCCGGATTAATTTAGCTAGCAGCTTTAGTATGAAGGGTAATTTTCCTCCGGCGGCCCAAAATTTAAAGATTGCCCAAAGTATTTTTCAAGAATTAAAAGACTCTTTAAGTTTAAGCAGTACATACTCCACCTACGGGCTCTATTATGGTATCCAAAGTAAATACGATTCTTCTATTTTTTATTTAGAAAAAGCTATTTCTATTGCCGAGCGTAACCATTACCGGGAGCGATTAGCTACCTATTACAGCAATATTGCCATTGGCTATCAGATGCGATCTAATTTTAAAAAAGCTTTGGAATACCAACAAAAATCGCTGGACTTGGCCCTAGCCGATAAAGATTTTGCCAATCAGGCCTTTACACGATTAAATATGGGGCTTGTCTACGCCCAAATGAATGATACGCTAAGGGGACGACGAGCCTTGTTTGAAGCTATTCGGCTCGCGAAGAAAGAAGGAATAAAAAGCGTGGAATTATACGCTTATTCGAACCTCGCCAATGCTTATAATTTAAAAAAGGAGGCCCAGAAATGCTACGAGTACGCTGTGAAGGCTGCGCTCCTTGGGGGTGAAATGGCCGATTATAGCATTCAGGCCGCCAGCTTAGCAAAAGCGGCCGGAGCGGCGGCGGCACAAAAAAAATTTTCGCGGGCAAATACTTTGGCCCAACAAGCCATGCAAATAGCGGATACGGCTGGTCAGAACTATATTATTTTTCAGACCTATGCTACTATGGGTTCTATTTTAAAGCAACAAAGCCAATTTAGTGAAGCCATTCCTTATTTGGAAAAAAGTGTGGCTACTTTAGAAAAAACCGACCTTTATAACGAAGAAGCAGGCTCCACTTTTAAAAATTTATCTCAATGTTACGAGCAAACCGGTAATTTTCGCAAAGCTTTGGCTTATTATAAAACTTCGGCTCAAATTGCTGATTCTGTACTTAACCGGGGTAATATTCGGGAAGTAACCGAGCTGAGCATGAATTATGAATTTACCAAAAAACAAGAAGCACAACGAATTGAACAAAAGAATAAAGATGCGATAGTCCAAGCGCGCTTAATTGCCTTGCTTATTGGGTTAGGTTTAACTTTAATTTTGGCGGTGGTATCTCTAAGAGCTTACCGCAATAAGCAAAAAGCTAATTCTTTGTTGCAGCAGCAGAAAAAAGAAATTGAAAATACCTTAACCCGCCTGAAGAACACACAAGCCCAACTTATTCAATCGGAAAAAATGGCTTCCTTGGGAGAGCTTACGGCCGGTATTGCCCACGAAATTCAGAACCCTTTAAATTTTGTTAATAATTTCTCGGAGGTAAGCGCCGAATTGCTCGACGAACTAACCGAAGAACTGCAAAAAGGCGATACGGAAGAAGCTATCGTCCTGGCCGGTGATGTAAAGGAAAACTTAAAGAAGATCCGGCATCATGGCAAAAGAGCTGATCTGATTGTAAAAGGAATGCTAGAACACTCGCGCATCAGTACGGGCGAAAAACAACTTACTAATATTAACTTTCTCACGCAGGAATATGTACGCTTGGCTTACCGGGGTTTATTGGTGAAGGATAGACATGTTAATGTTAATCTGGTTACTGATTTTGATAACAACCTGGAGAAGCTGGAAGTGATACCTCAGGAACTGGGACGAGTATTAATAAATTTATTGAACAATGCTTTCTATGCTACTCAACAGAAGAAAGCCCAGCTAAACGGCCAATATAAACCGGAGATAATGGTAAGTACAACCCAACATAACGGGAAAGTTGAAATTACAGTAAGGGATAATGGCATTGGTTTACCCGAAGAATTAAAAAGCAAAATTTTTCAGCCTTTCTTCACCACCAAACCTACCGGCCAAGGCACCGGCTTAGGCTTGTCGCTGAGTTATGATATAATTACCAAAGGGCACGGCGGAGAACTTAAAGTAGAAACGAAGGAAGGTGAATTTACCGAGTTTAAAATTACATTGTTCAGGGATGTCGTGCGGGGATAA